A stretch of Sulfuricurvum sp. DNA encodes these proteins:
- the argJ gene encoding bifunctional glutamate N-acetyltransferase/amino-acid acetyltransferase ArgJ — translation MYTLHSIDGGVCAAHGFYADGIHIGLKKEGAKDCAFIYSETSCEIASVFTTNKMTAAPIRHFRQKGKFKGNFVLINAKNANAMTGSAGISDIDEVLNAVNTKFPQIENPVMSSTGVIGVRLPKAKIIEGAMNFDLSRRDGIAASEAIMTTDTFAKRIAFEVRLDGGKSFRIGAMAKGAGMINPAMATMLCFITTDAEVDQETMQAMVNECVHTTFNAASVDGDTSTNDTVLIMANAQSGAFHRAAFKGTLEAIMLFLAKEMVRDGEGATKLVTYKVTGAKDNSEAEVCAKALSNSLLVKTALFGQDPNWGRIASTVGASGIACDEATLSIWFDEVCVYQKGELLFNEELEPLAAAVMKKNTFTIHCDIGVGEGSFTAYGCDLGHEYVKINADYRT, via the coding sequence ATGTATACTCTTCACTCAATTGACGGCGGTGTGTGCGCTGCTCATGGTTTTTATGCCGATGGCATCCATATAGGATTAAAAAAAGAGGGCGCTAAAGATTGTGCGTTTATCTACTCAGAAACATCTTGTGAAATAGCTTCTGTCTTTACGACCAATAAAATGACAGCAGCCCCAATCCGCCATTTTCGACAAAAAGGGAAGTTCAAAGGTAATTTTGTCCTGATTAATGCCAAAAATGCCAATGCTATGACGGGAAGTGCCGGTATCAGTGATATTGATGAAGTGCTTAACGCGGTAAATACAAAATTTCCTCAGATAGAGAACCCTGTTATGAGCTCGACGGGAGTTATCGGTGTACGTCTCCCTAAAGCAAAGATTATTGAGGGGGCAATGAATTTTGACCTCTCTCGTCGTGATGGTATTGCCGCATCGGAAGCGATTATGACCACCGATACTTTTGCGAAACGGATTGCTTTTGAAGTGCGTCTTGATGGAGGGAAATCATTTCGCATCGGTGCAATGGCAAAGGGTGCCGGGATGATTAATCCAGCCATGGCAACGATGCTCTGCTTTATCACGACTGATGCAGAGGTAGATCAAGAGACGATGCAAGCTATGGTGAATGAGTGTGTCCACACAACCTTTAATGCCGCGAGTGTGGATGGAGACACTTCAACCAACGATACTGTTTTGATAATGGCTAACGCCCAAAGCGGTGCATTTCATCGAGCCGCTTTTAAAGGGACATTAGAGGCTATTATGCTCTTTTTAGCTAAAGAGATGGTGCGTGATGGCGAGGGGGCTACGAAACTGGTGACCTATAAAGTGACTGGAGCCAAAGACAATAGTGAAGCGGAAGTATGTGCCAAAGCATTGTCAAACTCATTATTGGTAAAAACGGCACTTTTTGGACAAGATCCAAATTGGGGACGTATCGCTTCGACGGTCGGTGCAAGCGGTATTGCATGTGATGAAGCGACTCTCAGTATCTGGTTTGATGAGGTGTGTGTTTACCAAAAAGGGGAGTTGTTGTTTAATGAAGAGCTTGAACCGCTTGCCGCAGCGGTAATGAAAAAAAATACTTTTACTATCCATTGTGATATCGGTGTGGGTGAGGGGTCGTTTACTGCATACGGATGTGATTTAGGACATGAATACGTCAAAATTAATGCGGATTATAGAACCTAA
- the rpmB gene encoding 50S ribosomal protein L28, giving the protein MARKCAISGKGPMSGNNVSHAKNRTKRRFLPNLRTVRVTLEDGTTKKLRIAASELRTLKKDS; this is encoded by the coding sequence ATGGCAAGAAAATGTGCTATTAGTGGTAAAGGCCCAATGAGCGGGAACAACGTTTCTCACGCGAAAAACAGAACAAAACGTCGTTTTTTACCAAATCTACGTACTGTTCGTGTAACACTTGAAGACGGTACTACGAAAAAACTTCGTATCGCTGCTTCTGAGCTTCGTACCCTTAAAAAAGATTCGTAA
- a CDS encoding histidine kinase, whose amino-acid sequence MDTPDNVITSEEINLYIQNIPSAPTVVRQALQYARAGDLIKAAKSAEEDPALRHYLKILVNRPLYGFKNEVSDVSQIFGILGVSATQQCLYNYLLSILTPKKWVLFSLTNHQFYDLQAALSQRWEKILTHLKIDNKEIRSAITLIPATIIVCEALFSAHKNEVNQLRSVKALDYNTILHRLSTYDLFSLAGTIGKLWEMDELSILLIESSSGLKEEIPSKIKTLAQWIHLLLFYELSQSIYVMAGLNEFIDFQIDFVEDIYEEFTEVMGYSCEQ is encoded by the coding sequence TTGGATACCCCTGATAACGTGATTACCTCAGAAGAAATCAATCTTTATATCCAAAACATCCCCTCTGCCCCTACCGTAGTGCGCCAAGCGCTCCAGTATGCCCGAGCTGGTGATCTTATAAAAGCAGCAAAATCTGCAGAAGAAGATCCAGCATTACGCCATTATTTGAAAATTCTTGTCAATCGCCCCCTTTATGGATTTAAAAATGAAGTAAGTGATGTATCTCAAATTTTTGGAATTTTAGGGGTTTCAGCAACACAACAATGTCTCTATAACTATCTATTAAGTATCCTTACTCCCAAAAAATGGGTTCTTTTTTCCCTCACCAACCACCAATTCTATGATTTACAAGCCGCTTTGAGCCAACGATGGGAGAAGATTCTTACCCATCTTAAAATCGATAACAAAGAGATTCGTAGTGCCATAACCCTTATCCCAGCAACTATCATTGTCTGTGAAGCCTTATTTTCTGCCCATAAAAATGAAGTAAACCAACTTCGTAGTGTTAAAGCACTCGATTACAATACCATTCTTCACCGATTAAGCACTTATGACCTCTTTAGTCTTGCAGGAACTATCGGAAAATTATGGGAGATGGATGAACTATCCATATTGCTTATTGAGAGTTCCTCCGGCTTAAAAGAGGAGATACCTTCTAAAATCAAAACACTTGCTCAATGGATCCATCTTCTCCTTTTTTATGAACTCAGCCAAAGTATCTATGTTATGGCGGGTCTCAATGAGTTTATCGATTTTCAAATCGATTTCGTGGAGGATATCTATGAAGAATTTACAGAGGTAATGGGGTATTCATGCGAGCAGTAG